Below is a genomic region from Daphnia pulicaria isolate SC F1-1A chromosome 10, SC_F0-13Bv2, whole genome shotgun sequence.
TCATGTATAAATTAAGAGAAGGTATCACGTGGTATCATAAAAGAATGTACATTTCCAAAATAGGAAGCGCAGTATTTTCTTGgtacagactttttttttagcgaGAATTCCTCTAGAATACTTTAGCACAACCTTGAATATGTTTACCCAAATTTTCACGTTGAGTCTCTTTCGGACAAATTTCAACGAAAACATCGCAACCAGGAAATAGTTAATAGACAACTCAGGCATCATCAATCGTTGAACATCATTCCACGCGGAAAGTTTATTTCGTCCAAAAACTcggttatttttctctttgtccagaaccaaataaaaactaCGCAAGATATCTATTTCAAACTTCTAGCCCAGCACCGGTCAAAATCGGACACCAACGTCTGCGAAACttttagaaatttaagttCAAGATTTCCAATTTTATAATAACAAATTCAAACGCTTACAAGTGTGTACGGAATTAATTTTTCTGTATTGTTTTTTGCGACACGACAAACTGGGAACAAAACTGAAATTGTACAAAAGCATCAGAGCAATTCGATTTGGTTGAGTAATTATACAAGTGAGCGGCcaataaaagtaaacaaatttaCAGAAGTCCGGCAGCCTTCAAGTCAGCGAGCATCTTGACGACGTGTTCGGGCATGGGGGGAGGTGTGGGCAAATGGTCACCGGTGGCCTGGAAACCGTTTTCATCGGCAACCCAGTTGACAGTCAGGACGACGCCATCGGGATTGGTGAAAGAGTAAGATCCCTTGGAGACGGTGCCGATATCCTCGGGTTTAGGTCCGACTTGTTTCTGGTTGCCGCTCTCGGAAACTTTGGTGCCATCGGCAGATTCGAAGCTGTCGAAAAATAAGACGATTTAATTCAAAGATGAACTTGTACGAGCACTGGATGAGTAAGTGAGCTTACTCGAAAGAGTAGCTGCCATCGGCGTTCATTTCGCTGTTGGATGAGATGATTTCAATTGGCTTCTTATCTCCTTGGGGTGCGGCAAGAGCCACGGCCAAGAAAGCGAGTGCGACAATCTGTTTGGTAGTAATGCAATTTTAAGCgggattttaaaaatggtaagatattgaaaatcaattggattagagaaaaataagaataatccacttacgaatttcatttttgcaaAATAGGAGAGCTCAGCTGTTTTTCTGAAGACAGTTGGAAGAAGAGTGTGATGATACTGCCAACGCTGACCATCTTTTATATTCCGCTAGGGTATGAAAGTGTTTGGCATGAAGCCACAACAAACCATTAGTGGTTATACTATTCTGGGTGTGCTGAAATTGGACTCGATAAAGATGTAAACCGCTCTGGTGACTAGGAATTCCGTTCACCATAGTGATTTTGACCACAAACAATTGTAATAACTGcggttttttttcacttaatagATCCAGAAACAAGAACGTCATCGTCCGTTGGGAATCAAACCGGACAGATCACCGAAAGATacgatgtttgttttaaaaaggacATTTATTTGTACACCCCCTACTCTGTGATGGCATAAATTTTCTTCGCTTATTTTATACACAGTAATTCTACGAATTTCATAATAGATTATTTCACACTTATGACCTTAGATCATTCATGTGTAAATTAAGAGAAGGTATCACGTGGTATCATAAAAGATGTGCATTTCCAAAATAGGAAGCGCAGTATTTTCTTGGTACAGACTCTTTTTAGCGAGAATTCAGCTAGAATACTCGAGAATCCTTTAGCACAACCTTGAATATGTAACCAAATTTTCACGTTGAGTCTCTTTCGGACAAATTTCAATGAAAACATCGCAATTCGCAACCAGAAAATTGTCAAAAGACAACTCAGGCATCATCAATCGTTGAACTTCATTCCCTGCGGAAAGTTTATTTCGTCCTAGAAATTGGTTCCTCTTTTTGTTcagaatcaattaaaaattacgCAAGATATCTATTTCAAACTTTTAGCCCAGCACTGGACAAAATCGGACGCCAAAGACTgcgaaactttaaaaaaattgaagttcAAGTTTTCCACTTTGATAATAACCGATAATAACAAATTCAAACGCTTATGTGTACGGAATTAATTTCTCTGTATTGTTTTTGCGACACGACCAACTGGgaataaaactgaaattgtACAAAAGCATCAGAGCAATTTGATTTGGTTGAGTAATTATACAAGTAAGCGGCCAATAAAAGTGAACAAGTTTACAGAAGACCAGCAGCCTTCAAGTCAGCGAGCATCTTGACGACGTGCTCGGGCATGGGGGGAGGAGTGGGCAAATGGTCACCGGTGGCCTGGAAACCGTTTTCATCAGCAACCCAGTTGACAGTCAAGACGACGCCATCGGGAGTGGTGAAAGAGTAAGATCCCTTGGAGACGGTGCCGATATCCTCAGGTTTAGGTCCGACTTGCTTCTGGTTGCCGCTCTCGGAAACTTTTGTGCCATCAGCGGACTCGAAGCTGTCGAAAAATAAGACGATTTAATTGAAAGATGAACTTGTACGAGCACTAGATGACTAAGTGAGCTTACTCGAAAGAGTAGCTGCCATCGGCGTTCATTTCGCTGTTGGATGAGATGATTTCAATTGGCTTCTTATCTCCTTGTGGGGCGGCAAGAGCCATGGCCAAGAAAGCGAGAGCGACAATCTGCACGAACGCACGGCATTAATAAGGGAATAGGAATTGAGAAAACGAGGCggtggaataaaaataagcgtggaaccaaaaaagaacaacttacgaatttcatttttactagCTGGGGAGAGTTCTGTTGTTCTTCTGAagacaggagagagagaagtgcgGTGAAGATTCCGCTGCTGACCATCTTTTTATATTCCGCCGCGGCACGAAAGTTGTACACAGGGAACTGCCCACTCTCCTAGGCGGGCACAAGATACAAGGCAAAGATTCCCTATCCCAATTCCTATAGGGAAAGACCCGGCGTGGTTTCGTGATTCCTCAATCCTCAGTACTTGCACGTCGTATAAACCTGCAGCGTGGGTAGTTGGTATAGCTGGTGGTGGCCGCTCGATGAAAGTGGTTGGCACGGATCCATGACATAAACCACTATTGGTCACTCAGAGTTAGTTTGcggaggcaaaaaaaaatgtcccctATGGAGATGGAAGCGTTTCTTACGAGCAACAAATCAATCGATTCGCCATAACCGATTTTCCCCACTAAATGGTATTTATTACTACAGTTTATAGGTATTGCTGAATAGGACCCAGTCTTGAGGTCGGGCCGGAATACCACAAAAGGTGAACTGAAACCGGAAAACGTTTGGAAATGTCGCGATAAGCAATTTTGAATCCGACATCGTAATCAAGCCGGGGTCAAACATCCGTCACGTTATTTATAATACCTGGCGACATTTAATAACTCAGCAGTATATACTTCCGTCTTATGCcgtgtattattttttttcgttcgtgatTCTTGATTCATGTCTGCATAATAAATAGATGTGGCGCAATAACAtgttcaattgaaaaaaagaaacatgaatATCTCATGACGGATGAATAGACGCGCACTGTCAACCCAAACGACAAAGAAGATTCATCCATTAGGTATAACCTTGGCAAAAGAAATGTCAAGTTGAGTCACATATAAACTAgcgatttaaataaaatttacaacTAGGAAATTTATTTGTTGTCGTAATTTTCATTAATATGTTCTCATCCCGGAACTTTATTTCTTAGGAATTATCTTATCATTTCTAACTAGCAAATTAAAACTATTAAACCATTTTtggcattttcttctttgatttattCGGTCTTGTTTAATTTAGCGCGcgcattttaaatttagcgCACTTTGCAGTAACAATTTTGGTTATCCTGTCCGTGTGTGACGCAATTAAATGTGGAGATAATCCGTTTTACGGAAGTAAATTGTCTGTATATTTTGTCGccacaaaaaaggggggaaacaaatgCCATTGAAGTTGTACAAAGCGGCCCGgagcaatttgatttttcatttgagtTTGGATTACGTTTGTTTGCGGGTATTATATGTGCAGGTGTTTACAGGAGTCCGGCAGCCTTCAAGTCGGCGAGCATCTTGACGACGTGCTCGGGCATGGGGGGAGGTGTGGGCAAATGGTCACCGGTGGCCTGGAAACCGTTTTCATCGGCGGTCCAGTTGACGGTGATGACGACGCCATCGGGAGAGGTGTACGAGTAAGATCCGCGGGAAACTGTGCCGATATCCTCGGGTTTAGGTCCAACTTGTTTCTGGTTGCCACTTTCCTCCACCTTGGTGCCATCTTCACTTTCGAAACTGTTGAAATCCGTACAGCCATTTCCAGTTGGTTGTCAGAGTGATTCCGAGAGATTTTAGTCAATCAATTAAGCTGGTCAATCACATAATAAGACGAATAAGACTTACGCAAACGAGTAGCTTCCATCGGCGTTCATTTCGCTGTTGgatgaaatgatttcaattggCTTCTTATCTCCTTGGGGTGCAGCAAGGGCCACGGCCAAGAAAGCGAGAGCGACgatctaaaaacaaaagtaGGATGAAATCGTGAACCGACGAGATgagaatgttattattttctggCGCATCGAAGCGTGTATATAAAATACGAAAGTATATGTACAAATGAAGTCTtaccaatttcattttggattTGGTTTGGTGGGGGGGAGTTCTCTCTGTGCTTTAGAAGACAGTGGGAAAGAGTGTGATGGTATTCGCTCATCCTCGCCACCCTTTTTATACCTGCCTCCATCCGGAGGAGATTGTACACATGACCTTTTGGTTTTTGAAGCAATGCCGACTCCCGCCCTGACGGCCCAGCaacccatcttcttctttttctttttcttcttcttcttcttcttcttcttcttcttcttcttcttttgctggaGGCCGTACATACCCTATCGCAGCGCTAGCATGTGCCGTATGGAGAGAGATAAGTGAAAGTGCTGAAAAGCGGCGGGTGGTGGGTAGTAGACGAATCAAGTGGCAACGGCACCCAATAAAATCACTTTCAAGAGGAAGAAGCATTTGCTGGCGCCGTGAATGTCAcagccttttatttttgtcaccGATCCAGCAATCCAAGCGCGTCGCATTCTTATACCTTGAGCTGACAATCGTATAAACTTGTAAAATGTATTGGTCATTGTATAAAGTTACAATCGATCCTATATATGTGTTTGGTCAAC
It encodes:
- the LOC124314858 gene encoding larval cuticle protein 1-like isoform X4; its protein translation is MKFIVALAFLAVALAAPQGDKKPIEIISSNSEMNADGSYSFDFESADGTKVSESGNQKQVGPKPEDIGTVSKGSYSFTNPDGVVLTVNWVADENGFQATGDHLPTPPPMPEHVVKMLADLKAAGLL
- the LOC124314885 gene encoding endocuticle structural glycoprotein SgAbd-3-like isoform X2: MKLIVALAFLAVALAAPQGDKKPIEIISSNSEMNADGSYSFAFESEDGTKVEESGNQKQVGPKPEDIGTVSRGSYSYTSPDGVVITVNWTADENGFQATGDHLPTPPPMPEHVVKMLADLKAAGLL
- the LOC124314857 gene encoding larval cuticle protein 1-like; protein product: MVSSGIFTALLSLLSSEEQQNSPQLVKMKFIVALAFLAMALAAPQGDKKPIEIISSNSEMNADGSYSFDFESADGTKVSESGNQKQVGPKPEDIGTVSKGSYSFTTPDGVVLTVNWVADENGFQATGDHLPTPPPMPEHVVKMLADLKAAGLL
- the LOC124314885 gene encoding endocuticle structural glycoprotein SgAbd-3-like isoform X4, encoding MKLIVALAFLAVALAAPQGDKKPIEIISSNSEMNADGSYSFAFESEDGTKVEESGNQKQVGPKPEDIGTVSRGSYSYTSPDGVVITVNWTADENGFQATGDHLPTPPPMPEHVVKMLADLKAAGLL
- the LOC124314885 gene encoding endocuticle structural glycoprotein SgAbd-3-like isoform X1, whose product is MKLIVALAFLAVALAAPQGDKKPIEIISSNSEMNADGSYSFAFESEDGTKVEESGNQKQVGPKPEDIGTVSRGSYSYTSPDGVVITVNWTADENGFQATGDHLPTPPPMPEHVVKMLADLKAAGLL
- the LOC124314885 gene encoding endocuticle structural glycoprotein SgAbd-3-like isoform X3; the encoded protein is MKLIVALAFLAVALAAPQGDKKPIEIISSNSEMNADGSYSFAFESEDGTKVEESGNQKQVGPKPEDIGTVSRGSYSYTSPDGVVITVNWTADENGFQATGDHLPTPPPMPEHVVKMLADLKAAGLL